From a region of the Cygnus atratus isolate AKBS03 ecotype Queensland, Australia chromosome 3, CAtr_DNAZoo_HiC_assembly, whole genome shotgun sequence genome:
- the ITGB1BP1 gene encoding integrin beta-1-binding protein 1 isoform X1, producing the protein MFRKGKKRHSSSSSQSSEISTKSKSVDSSLGGLSRSSTVASLDTDSTKSSGQSNSNSDTCAEFRVKYVGAIEKLKCNESKNLEGPLDLINYIDVAQQDGKLPFVPGEEEFIMGVSKYGIKVSTSDQYDVLHRHALYLIVRMVCYDDGLGAGKSLLALKTTDAASEECSLWVYQCNSLEQAQAICKVLSTAFDSVLMSEKS; encoded by the exons atgttcagaaaaggaaaaaaacgacacagcagcagcagctcacaaAGCAGTGAAATCAGTACTAAAAGCAAG tcTGTAGATTCCAGTCTTGGAGGACTTTCCAGGTCTAGTACTGTGGCTAGTCTAGATACAGACTCCACAAAAAGTTCAG gACAAAGCAATAGTAATTCTGATACATGTGCAGAATTCAGGGTTAAATACGTTGGTGCCATTGAAAAGTTGAAATGTAACGAGAGCAAAAATCTAGAAGGGCCATTGGACTTGATAAACTACATAGATGTTGCCCAG CAAGATGGAAAGTTACCTTTTGTTCCAGGTGAAGAGGAGTTTATAATGGGAGTTTCCAAATACGGCATTAAAGTTTCAACATCTGATCAGTAT GATGTGTTACACAGGCATGCCCTCTATTTAATCGTACGGATGGTCTGCTATGATGACGGTCTGGGAGCAGGGAAGAGTTTACTGGCTTTGAAGACGACAGATGCAGCCTCTGAAGAATGCAGCCTCTGGGTTTATCAGTGCAATAGTTTG GAACAAGCACAAGCTATTTGCAAAGTGTTATCTACAGCCTTTGATTCAGTATTAATGTCGGAGAAGTCCtga
- the ITGB1BP1 gene encoding integrin beta-1-binding protein 1 isoform X2 — translation MGVSKYGIKVSTSDQYDVLHRHALYLIVRMVCYDDGLGAGKSLLALKTTDAASEECSLWVYQCNSLEQAQAICKVLSTAFDSVLMSEKS, via the exons ATGGGAGTTTCCAAATACGGCATTAAAGTTTCAACATCTGATCAGTAT GATGTGTTACACAGGCATGCCCTCTATTTAATCGTACGGATGGTCTGCTATGATGACGGTCTGGGAGCAGGGAAGAGTTTACTGGCTTTGAAGACGACAGATGCAGCCTCTGAAGAATGCAGCCTCTGGGTTTATCAGTGCAATAGTTTG GAACAAGCACAAGCTATTTGCAAAGTGTTATCTACAGCCTTTGATTCAGTATTAATGTCGGAGAAGTCCtga